From Pyxicephalus adspersus chromosome 7, UCB_Pads_2.0, whole genome shotgun sequence, a single genomic window includes:
- the KDM8 gene encoding bifunctional peptidase and arginyl-hydroxylase JMJD5 isoform X2 produces MQSPLWPQISAVLPACLQEFPADVGPEVDAPIAHCVKKAATCIYNGDLAQCRQLGELIMDFSWEKLNGCNWKDVSRDWRTAYSYGCLFKVVGICGCAAVVQKPEEEALLVCDMALLLGAEIINNVISRIITVLRKVHQEESQETTVGQQGLMPRRQKRPIDDVKEEWKPEAGNSKIPEKIPRPLTPILNVGTTVPILHCPSLEHFRENFLITEKPVILEGVIDHWPCMKKWGVEYIQQVAGCRTVPVELGSRYTDEEWSQKLMTVNEFVNKFILDQPARMGYLAQHQLFDQELKEDIGIPEYCCLGEGDEEDITINAWFGPAGTVSPLHQDPQQNFLAQIVGRKFIRLYSVSETERLYPFDSTLLHNTSQVDIENPDLEKFPMFRQAVYQECILSPGQILFIPVKWWHYVRALDISFSVSFWWS; encoded by the exons ATGCAGAGCCCATTGTGGCCTCAGATAAGTGCAGTGCTTCCCGCTTGCCTCCAGGAATTCCCAGCAGATGTGGGCCCGGAGGTGGACGCACCCATAGCCCACTGTGTGAAGAAAGCCGCTACTTGTATTTATAATGGTGACCTGGCGCAGTGCAGACAGCTGGGGGAACTTATTATGGACTTCAGCTGGGAGAAACTAAATGGCTGTAACTGGAAGGATGTTTCCCGGGACTGGAGGACTGCCTACTCCTATGGCTGCTTGTTTAAGGTAGTGGGGATATGTGGCTGTGCTGCTGTAGTACAGAAGCCAGAGGAGGAGGCCCTGCTAGTATGTGACATGGCATTGCTTCTGGGAGCTGAGATCATCAACAATGTGATCAGCAGGATTATCACCGTATTGAGAAAGGTTCACCAAGAAGAATCACAGGAGACAACAG tcgGCCAACAAGGTCTTATGCCTAGGAGACAGAAAAGACCCATAGATGATGTAAAAGAGGAATGGAAACCAGAAGCAGGAAATAGTAAAATCCCAGAG aAAATACCTCGGCCTCTCACCCCCATCTTGAATGTAGGTACCACAGTTCCAATTCTCCACTGCCCCTCCCTGGAACATTTTAGAGAAAACTTCCTTATCACCGAGAAGCCTGTTATCTTAGAAGGGGTCATCGATCACTGGCCATGTATGAAAAAGTGGGG CGTGGAATATATACAACAAGTGGCCGGATGCCGTACTGTGCCTGTGGAGCTGGGATCCAGATATACTGATGAGGAATGGTCTCAGAAATTGATGACTGTGAATGAATTTGTTAATAAATTCATTCTTGATCAG CCAGCTCGCATGGGATATCTGGCACAACATCAGCTGTTTGATCAG GAACTGAAAGAGGATATTGGTATCCCTGAGTACTGTTGTCTCGGAGAAGGAGACGAGGAAGACATTACTATTAACGCTTGGTTTGGCCCGGCTGGAACAGTGTCCCCTCTTCATCAAGACCCACAACAGAATTTCTTAGCTCAG ATTGTAGGAAGAAAGTTTATCCGACTTTATTCTGTGAGCGAGACGGAACGCCTCTACCCATTTGATAGCACCCTCCTTCACAACACCAGCCAG gttgatATAGAAAATCCAGACCTAGAGAAGTTCCCAATGTTTAGACAAGCAGTCTATCAAGAATGCATCCTAAGTCCTGGACAGATCCTTTTTATTCCAGTAAAATGGTGGCATTATGTCCGAGCCCTGGATATCAGCTTTTCTGTCAGTTTTTGGTGGTCTTGA
- the KDM8 gene encoding bifunctional peptidase and arginyl-hydroxylase JMJD5 isoform X1, with the protein MQSPLWPQISAVLPACLQEFPADVGPEVDAPIAHCVKKAATCIYNGDLAQCRQLGELIMDFSWEKLNGCNWKDVSRDWRTAYSYGCLFKVVGICGCAAVVQKPEEEALLVCDMALLLGAEIINNVISRIITVLRKVHQEESQETTVGQQGLMPRRQKRPIDDVKEEWKPEAGNSKIPEKIPRPLTPILNVGTTVPILHCPSLEHFRENFLITEKPVILEGVIDHWPCMKKWGVEYIQQVAGCRTVPVELGSRYTDEEWSQKLMTVNEFVNKFILDQPARMGYLAQHQLFDQIQELKEDIGIPEYCCLGEGDEEDITINAWFGPAGTVSPLHQDPQQNFLAQIVGRKFIRLYSVSETERLYPFDSTLLHNTSQVDIENPDLEKFPMFRQAVYQECILSPGQILFIPVKWWHYVRALDISFSVSFWWS; encoded by the exons ATGCAGAGCCCATTGTGGCCTCAGATAAGTGCAGTGCTTCCCGCTTGCCTCCAGGAATTCCCAGCAGATGTGGGCCCGGAGGTGGACGCACCCATAGCCCACTGTGTGAAGAAAGCCGCTACTTGTATTTATAATGGTGACCTGGCGCAGTGCAGACAGCTGGGGGAACTTATTATGGACTTCAGCTGGGAGAAACTAAATGGCTGTAACTGGAAGGATGTTTCCCGGGACTGGAGGACTGCCTACTCCTATGGCTGCTTGTTTAAGGTAGTGGGGATATGTGGCTGTGCTGCTGTAGTACAGAAGCCAGAGGAGGAGGCCCTGCTAGTATGTGACATGGCATTGCTTCTGGGAGCTGAGATCATCAACAATGTGATCAGCAGGATTATCACCGTATTGAGAAAGGTTCACCAAGAAGAATCACAGGAGACAACAG tcgGCCAACAAGGTCTTATGCCTAGGAGACAGAAAAGACCCATAGATGATGTAAAAGAGGAATGGAAACCAGAAGCAGGAAATAGTAAAATCCCAGAG aAAATACCTCGGCCTCTCACCCCCATCTTGAATGTAGGTACCACAGTTCCAATTCTCCACTGCCCCTCCCTGGAACATTTTAGAGAAAACTTCCTTATCACCGAGAAGCCTGTTATCTTAGAAGGGGTCATCGATCACTGGCCATGTATGAAAAAGTGGGG CGTGGAATATATACAACAAGTGGCCGGATGCCGTACTGTGCCTGTGGAGCTGGGATCCAGATATACTGATGAGGAATGGTCTCAGAAATTGATGACTGTGAATGAATTTGTTAATAAATTCATTCTTGATCAG CCAGCTCGCATGGGATATCTGGCACAACATCAGCTGTTTGATCAG ATACAGGAACTGAAAGAGGATATTGGTATCCCTGAGTACTGTTGTCTCGGAGAAGGAGACGAGGAAGACATTACTATTAACGCTTGGTTTGGCCCGGCTGGAACAGTGTCCCCTCTTCATCAAGACCCACAACAGAATTTCTTAGCTCAG ATTGTAGGAAGAAAGTTTATCCGACTTTATTCTGTGAGCGAGACGGAACGCCTCTACCCATTTGATAGCACCCTCCTTCACAACACCAGCCAG gttgatATAGAAAATCCAGACCTAGAGAAGTTCCCAATGTTTAGACAAGCAGTCTATCAAGAATGCATCCTAAGTCCTGGACAGATCCTTTTTATTCCAGTAAAATGGTGGCATTATGTCCGAGCCCTGGATATCAGCTTTTCTGTCAGTTTTTGGTGGTCTTGA